In the Anastrepha obliqua isolate idAnaObli1 chromosome 1, idAnaObli1_1.0, whole genome shotgun sequence genome, one interval contains:
- the LOC129250623 gene encoding enhancer of split m4 protein yields MCIEQYQYENNVNMTAEKQQKKVSYSIKRLLKQLFKLHKSQQLKQDNQQQQQQELIENFENTKKANSLESLESLENSRNADLESEAECISLESSENVANERLAASFELEDYEFADITSVPVHFLRTAHGTFFWTANTDLPADNDLIDPLYCNTNNQIATTQMRDRWAQA; encoded by the coding sequence ATGTGCATCGAACAGTATCAGTACGAGAACAACGTCAACATGACTgctgagaaacaacaaaagaaaGTCAGCTACAGCATTAAGCGCTTGCTGAAGCAACTTTTCAAACTACATAAATCACAACAACTAAAACAAGACaatcagcagcaacaacaacaagaactcattgaaaatttcgaaaataccaAGAAAGCCAACTCTTTGGAATCACTTGAATCCTTGGAGAATTCACGTAACGCCGATTTGGAGTCTGAAGCTGAGTGCATTTCTCTTGAATCCAGCGAGAATGTTGCCAACGAGCGTTTGGCCGCCTCTTTTGAGTTGGAAGATTACGAATTTGCCGATATCACCAGCGTGCCAGTACATTTTCTACGCACTGCTCATGGCACTTTCTTCTGGACCGCCAACACCGACTTACCAGCTGATAACGATCTTATCGATCCATTATATTGCAACACCAACAATCAGATCGCCACCACACAGATGCGAGATCGTTGGGCACAAGCTTGa
- the LOC129253008 gene encoding enhancer of split m5 protein-like, which produces MSPNTKSVHQQPQFYATKTELYLKVKKPLLERQRRARINKCLDALKTLVAEFQGDDAIMRMDKAEMLESTIAFMRQHSQRSSMPAVAPLAPMDSFRNGYMNAVNEVSRVMAAMPGMSVDVGKSVMTHLGSEFNRLLQQYHQQPEPQQQQQQHRHTIVEDVEEKMCEKVSRPSSRASSGYHSDCEHDSPMPSPAPAVAVESATWRPWL; this is translated from the coding sequence atgtCGCCGAATACAAAATCCGTACACCAACAACCACAATTCTACGCCACCAAGACGGAGCTGTACttgaaagtgaaaaagccaCTATTGGAACGTCAGCGGCGCGCACGCATCAACAAGTGTCTGGATGCATTGAAGACATTGGTTGCCGAGTTCCAGGGTGATGATGCCATAATGCGTATGGACAAAGCCGAGATGCTCGAGTCGACAATCGCCTTTATGCGTCAACACAGTCAACGCTCATCGATGCCTGCTGTGGCGCCACTTGCGCCCATGGACAGCTTCCGAAATGGTTACATGAATGCAGTCAATGAAGTTTCGCGTGTTATGGCGGCTATGCCTGGCATGAGCGTGGATGTGGGCAAGTCAGTGATGACACATTTGGGTAGTGAATTCAATCGGCTATTGCAGCAGTACCACCAACAACCAGAAccccaacagcagcagcagcagcaccgaCATACAATCGTTGAAGATGTTGAAGAAAAGATGTGTGAGAAAGTATCTCGTCCATCGAGCCGCGCTTCCTCCGGTTATCACAGTGATTGTGAGCACGATAGTCCAATGCCTTCACCAGCACCTGCAGTTGCCGTCGAGAGCGCCACCTGGCGGCCATGGCTGTAA